The Verrucomicrobiota bacterium genome includes the window GTGGAGCAACACGTGGGCACGCGCGAGTATGCTCGGTTGCGGATCGGGATTGGCCGGCGAACGGAAGGGCAGCGAATGCTGACCGGTCATGTATTGGGCTCGTTTGATTCAAACGAGCAGGAACTGTTAAAACAAGTTTTGGCGAAAGCAGCCAGCCAGCTTGAATGCTGGGTGACGGCCGGGATCGAACCGGCAATGAACCAATTCAACGGGCCCATTGAAGGGCTCGTGTAAACGAGGACATAGAGTGAAAAAGTACGAAGGACTGTTCATCTTGAACACGGCGGGCAAAGAAGACGCGGTCAAGGACCTGATTGACAAGGTCGCCGCCGAGCTGACCGCCGCAGGCGGTAAAGTGGAAACCATCCAAAAGATGGAAAAGCGCCCGTTTGCCCGGGTGGCGAACAAAAAAGAAAGCTCGGGCTTTTACGTGAATATTATTTTTGAAATCCCACCCGCAGCGATTGCGGCGGTGCGGAGTCGCTTCGCCATGAACGAAGACATCCTGCGCACCATGATCACCATCATGCCCAAGCCCAAAGAAACCGCGCCGGTGGCGGCCTAACAAACCGTTCTATGGCCAGCTATAATAAAGTTCTCCTCATGGGGAACCTGACGCGGGATCCTGAGCTGCGGTATTTGCCAAATGGCAATGCGGTGGTCACCCTGCGGCTTGCCGTGAATCGCCGGTGGAAGACGGAGACCGGGGAAGAACGCGAGGAA containing:
- the rpsF gene encoding 30S ribosomal protein S6 is translated as MKKYEGLFILNTAGKEDAVKDLIDKVAAELTAAGGKVETIQKMEKRPFARVANKKESSGFYVNIIFEIPPAAIAAVRSRFAMNEDILRTMITIMPKPKETAPVAA